One genomic region from Pseudomonas hormoni encodes:
- a CDS encoding diguanylate cyclase domain-containing protein, with translation MTLFKPDSRPTLRSVIGRGHLIVALVGVAMASVSLTLLGVLALRVYADHNLHLIARSINYTVEAAVVFNDKAAATEALALIASTEEVADAQVLDEQGKLLARWQRPETGFFSDLEMQMAKAFLEKPISMPIVHQGQEIGSIQLTGHGGSLMRFLLSGLVGIVLCTAVSAWVALYLARRQLRGITGPLRSLASVAHAARSDRAFDRRVPPAAIAELDNLGNDFNALLDELESWQTHLQSENETLAHQASHDSLTGLPNRAFFEGRLIRSLRNAHKLDERVAVLFLDSDRFKEINDNFGHAAGDAVLVAVANRVRAQLREDDLVARLGGDEFAVLLTPLHKTEDAERIADKILESMEMPIPLPGTSQVLTSLSIGIAVYPDHGTTPGALLHAADAAMYQAKRLARGAQHTSGSEHPVADVQTRS, from the coding sequence ATGACGCTATTCAAACCGGATAGCCGCCCGACCTTGCGCTCGGTCATCGGTCGCGGTCATTTGATCGTCGCGCTGGTGGGCGTGGCCATGGCCAGTGTCTCGCTGACGTTGCTGGGCGTGCTGGCCTTGCGGGTTTACGCCGACCACAACCTGCACCTGATTGCTCGCTCCATCAACTACACCGTGGAAGCAGCGGTGGTGTTCAACGACAAGGCGGCCGCCACGGAAGCGCTGGCGTTGATCGCGTCCACCGAAGAAGTGGCCGATGCCCAGGTGCTGGACGAGCAGGGCAAGTTGTTGGCCCGTTGGCAGCGACCGGAAACCGGATTTTTCTCGGACCTGGAAATGCAGATGGCCAAGGCGTTTCTGGAAAAACCGATCAGCATGCCGATTGTCCATCAGGGCCAGGAAATCGGCAGCATCCAGCTCACCGGTCACGGTGGCAGCCTGATGCGCTTTTTGCTCAGCGGACTGGTGGGTATCGTTCTGTGCACCGCTGTCAGCGCCTGGGTGGCGCTGTATCTCGCACGCCGACAACTTCGCGGGATCACCGGCCCCCTGCGTAGCTTGGCTTCCGTGGCTCACGCCGCACGCAGTGACCGTGCCTTCGACCGGCGTGTGCCGCCGGCCGCCATTGCCGAACTCGACAACCTGGGCAACGACTTCAATGCCTTGCTCGATGAACTCGAATCCTGGCAGACCCACCTGCAAAGCGAAAACGAAACGCTGGCCCACCAGGCCAGCCATGACAGCCTCACAGGGCTACCGAACCGGGCGTTTTTCGAAGGACGGTTGATTCGTTCGCTGCGCAATGCCCACAAGCTCGACGAGCGCGTGGCGGTGCTGTTTCTCGACAGTGACCGGTTCAAGGAAATCAACGATAACTTCGGTCACGCCGCCGGCGATGCGGTGCTGGTGGCCGTGGCCAATCGGGTTCGTGCGCAGCTGCGCGAAGACGATCTGGTGGCGCGTCTGGGGGGCGACGAATTTGCCGTCCTGCTGACTCCGCTGCACAAGACCGAAGACGCCGAGCGGATCGCCGACAAAATCCTTGAAAGCATGGAAATGCCGATCCCGTTGCCAGGGACCAGCCAAGTGTTGACCTCTCTCAGTATCGGCATCGCCGTGTACCCCGATCATGGGACGACACCGGGGGCTCTGCTCCACGCTGCCGATGCGGCCATGTATCAAGCCAAGCGCCTCGCCAGAGGGGCTCAGCACACGTCAGGGTCGGAGCACCCTGTCGCCGATGTTCAAACCAGGAGCTAA
- the recD gene encoding exodeoxyribonuclease V subunit alpha: MTRTFADLLPTPLAAGSLASLAPLSRADDLLLLLTRWVERGWLRALDKAFVAFLHELAPDGDPLVLLAAALTSHQLGHGHVCLDLFETLKAPDFALSLPPEGDLQSGAMLLPSQLLETLDGAHWCKVLASSRLVALAADSSETAQQRPLVLSGKRLYLRRYWAYERRIDNALRLRLAEHESTPNDLPQRLTGLFGPARSGEVIDWQKLACALATRSAFSIVTGGPGTGKTTTVVRLLALLQAPAVEAGKPLRIRLAAPTGKAAARLTESISQQVRTLEVAEAVREKIPSDVTTVHRLLGSRPGTRHFRHHAGNRLPLDVLVVDEASMIDLEMMANLLDAMPAHARLVLLGDKDQLASVEAGAVLGDLCRDAEAGWYSPQTCQWLEAVSGENLETSGLQEDTHGTHPLAQQVVMLRHSRRFGEGSGIGQLARWVNQQQPEEARKLLAAESHDDVFSLPLKDEHDRALERLLLEGHGDGPQGYRHYLSLLRNRRPSLDSTLDDPRWTDWARDVLQAFDAFQLLCAVRKGPWGVEGLNQRVTDALLKARLIDSNQQWYEGRPVLMTRNDYGLGLMNGDIGIALKLPEREGSDAGRHVLRVAFPRNDGQGGVRFVLPSRLNDVETVYAMTVHKSQGSEFAHTALILPDALNPVLTKELIYTGITRAKHWFTLIEPRTGVFEEAVRRKVKRLSGLMLELEEAVSPGD, encoded by the coding sequence ATGACCCGCACCTTCGCCGATTTGTTGCCCACACCGTTGGCAGCCGGAAGCCTGGCGAGTCTGGCGCCGTTGAGTCGCGCCGATGATTTGCTGTTGTTGCTCACGCGCTGGGTCGAGCGCGGCTGGTTGCGAGCGCTGGACAAAGCCTTCGTTGCCTTTTTGCACGAGCTTGCTCCCGACGGTGATCCGCTGGTGCTGCTGGCGGCGGCGTTGACCAGTCATCAACTGGGTCACGGTCACGTCTGCCTGGATCTGTTCGAGACGCTCAAGGCGCCGGATTTCGCCCTGTCGTTGCCACCGGAAGGCGACCTGCAAAGTGGCGCGATGCTGCTGCCTTCGCAATTGCTTGAGACGCTGGACGGCGCCCATTGGTGCAAGGTCCTGGCCTCCAGCCGTCTGGTTGCATTGGCGGCCGATAGCAGCGAAACGGCGCAGCAAAGGCCGTTGGTGTTATCGGGAAAGCGCCTGTACCTGCGCCGTTATTGGGCGTACGAGCGACGTATCGATAACGCGCTGCGCCTACGCTTGGCGGAACACGAATCCACACCGAATGACTTGCCCCAGCGCCTCACCGGTCTGTTCGGTCCGGCTCGGTCCGGTGAGGTGATCGACTGGCAGAAACTCGCGTGTGCCTTGGCGACCCGCAGTGCATTCAGCATCGTCACCGGCGGTCCCGGGACCGGCAAGACCACCACGGTCGTGCGTTTGCTGGCGCTGTTGCAGGCACCGGCGGTGGAGGCTGGCAAACCACTGCGCATCCGTCTCGCCGCCCCCACCGGTAAAGCGGCGGCACGGCTGACGGAGTCCATCAGCCAGCAAGTCCGGACGCTGGAAGTGGCCGAGGCCGTGCGAGAAAAAATTCCGTCAGACGTCACCACCGTGCACCGCCTGCTCGGCAGCCGTCCCGGAACCCGACACTTTCGGCACCACGCCGGTAATCGTTTGCCGCTGGATGTTCTGGTGGTCGACGAAGCCTCGATGATCGACCTGGAGATGATGGCCAATCTGCTCGACGCGATGCCGGCCCATGCCCGACTGGTGCTGCTCGGTGACAAGGATCAACTGGCATCGGTGGAAGCCGGCGCCGTGCTGGGCGATTTGTGTCGCGACGCCGAGGCAGGTTGGTACAGCCCGCAGACGTGCCAGTGGCTGGAGGCGGTCAGTGGTGAAAACCTCGAGACCAGTGGTTTGCAGGAAGACACCCACGGGACTCATCCGCTGGCCCAGCAGGTCGTGATGCTGCGCCACTCGCGCCGGTTCGGCGAGGGCAGCGGCATTGGTCAACTGGCTCGCTGGGTCAATCAGCAACAACCGGAAGAAGCTCGCAAATTGTTGGCGGCTGAAAGCCACGATGATGTGTTTTCCCTGCCTCTCAAAGATGAGCACGACAGGGCACTGGAGCGCTTGTTGCTCGAAGGCCATGGTGATGGGCCGCAAGGGTATCGGCATTACCTGAGCCTGCTGCGCAATCGGCGACCGTCGCTCGACAGCACCCTCGATGATCCGCGTTGGACCGATTGGGCTCGCGACGTGCTGCAGGCCTTTGATGCCTTCCAGTTGCTGTGCGCCGTGCGCAAGGGGCCATGGGGCGTGGAAGGTCTGAATCAGCGAGTGACTGACGCGCTGCTCAAGGCCCGACTGATCGACAGCAACCAGCAGTGGTACGAAGGTCGGCCAGTGCTGATGACTCGCAACGACTATGGCCTGGGCTTGATGAACGGCGACATCGGCATTGCTCTCAAGCTGCCGGAGCGCGAGGGTTCCGACGCGGGACGCCACGTGCTGCGCGTGGCCTTCCCGCGTAACGACGGCCAGGGCGGCGTGCGCTTTGTCCTGCCGAGCCGGCTGAATGATGTCGAAACGGTGTACGCCATGACCGTGCACAAGTCCCAGGGCTCCGAGTTCGCCCATACGGCGCTGATTTTGCCGGACGCCCTGAACCCGGTTCTGACCAAAGAGCTCATCTATACCGGCATCACCCGCGCCAAGCACTGGTTTACCTTGATCGAACCTCGAACCGGCGTGTTTGAAGAGGCGGTGCGACGCAAGGTCAAGCGGCTGAGCGGGCTGATGCTGGAATTGGAAGAGGCCGTGTCGCCGGGGGATTGA
- a CDS encoding YfiR family protein: MKVAVWTTEHIVVCKQVMLAGILCLLSGLVIAQAQTPPGMADQRAQAVTQVVLGILSYARWPVEPAQLRLCIVGPTEYTDDLVKGTTQATGRPVTVRRLLADNPSIVGECDAVYIGKLTSEERSQLFASLAGRPVLSISESDDQCTVGSLFCLRVGDEQVSFEVNLDSVARSGVRIHPSVLQLSRRKPAAP, encoded by the coding sequence ATGAAGGTGGCTGTCTGGACGACAGAGCACATTGTTGTGTGCAAGCAAGTCATGCTGGCAGGCATTCTCTGCTTGCTCAGTGGCCTCGTTATCGCGCAAGCGCAAACGCCACCGGGTATGGCCGATCAACGCGCCCAAGCCGTCACACAGGTTGTACTCGGCATACTCAGTTATGCCCGTTGGCCTGTTGAGCCAGCACAACTGCGCTTGTGCATAGTGGGGCCCACCGAATACACCGACGATCTGGTCAAAGGCACGACCCAGGCCACCGGCCGTCCTGTCACCGTGCGCCGGTTGCTGGCGGACAACCCGTCCATTGTCGGTGAGTGCGACGCGGTGTACATCGGTAAACTGACCAGCGAGGAACGCAGCCAGCTCTTCGCTTCGCTGGCTGGGCGTCCGGTGCTGAGCATCAGCGAAAGCGATGACCAATGCACCGTCGGCAGCCTGTTCTGCCTGCGAGTCGGCGATGAGCAAGTGTCCTTTGAGGTCAACCTCGATTCCGTCGCCCGCAGCGGCGTGAGAATCCACCCCAGTGTGCTGCAACTGTCCCGCCGCAAACCGGCGGCACCATGA
- a CDS encoding OmpA family protein produces the protein MPVFSLPLRFFTITLFMAVLALTGCQTAPQKGLTPAQVAVLKQQGFELTDEGWAFGLSGKVLFGSDVEKLNPQSTEIVERIGKALLGVGIERVRVDGHTDASGKEPYNEQLSLRRARSVEKVLTAAGMKEQNIQLRGLGSSQPVASNDTAAGRTENRRVSIVVSAD, from the coding sequence ATGCCCGTGTTCTCACTCCCCCTGCGGTTTTTCACGATCACCCTGTTCATGGCCGTGCTGGCATTGACCGGTTGTCAGACGGCGCCGCAAAAAGGCCTGACCCCGGCGCAGGTGGCGGTGCTCAAACAGCAAGGTTTCGAGTTGACCGACGAGGGCTGGGCGTTTGGGCTGTCCGGCAAAGTGTTGTTTGGCAGTGACGTCGAAAAGCTCAATCCGCAGAGCACCGAGATCGTCGAGCGCATTGGCAAGGCGCTGCTGGGTGTCGGGATCGAGCGGGTACGGGTCGATGGCCACACCGACGCGTCGGGCAAAGAGCCGTATAACGAACAGCTGTCCCTGCGCCGCGCGCGAAGCGTCGAAAAAGTTCTGACCGCGGCGGGCATGAAGGAACAAAACATCCAGCTACGCGGCCTCGGCAGCAGTCAGCCCGTTGCCTCCAACGACACCGCCGCCGGCCGAACCGAGAACCGCCGGGTGTCGATCGTAGTCAGCGCCGATTAA
- a CDS encoding LysR family transcriptional regulator — MQKNITSLGSLNWDDLKFFLEVARTRKASTAAKRLAVDYTTVSRRISSLEAALGTLLFEKSRTSGFVLTAEGQRLLGYAESIESTLHMACEQVSGSGVALSGHVRMGCTEGFGSFFITPQLSHFVDAYPAISVDILPLPHFISLSKREADIVIALERPEHGPYVCCKLCDYKLQLYATQDYLDKHPPIRRPADLGKHSFISYVDDLAFSSELLYLANVLPGASANLRSTSVIAQFVAAQQGRSLAILPCFLAAQDPRLLPVLPEEINITRQFWMYCREDLRKLKRITLLWDYIREVTEQNQGLLMGERRDMLFAD, encoded by the coding sequence AAAAACATCACGTCCTTAGGTTCACTGAACTGGGATGACCTCAAGTTTTTTCTCGAAGTCGCCCGCACCCGCAAGGCCAGCACCGCGGCCAAGCGCCTGGCGGTGGACTACACCACCGTGTCGCGGCGCATCAGTTCGCTGGAAGCGGCGTTGGGCACGCTGCTTTTTGAAAAGTCCCGGACCAGCGGTTTCGTCCTGACCGCCGAAGGCCAGCGATTGCTCGGTTATGCCGAGTCGATCGAAAGTACGCTGCACATGGCCTGCGAGCAGGTTTCGGGGTCCGGCGTGGCGCTGTCCGGGCACGTGCGGATGGGCTGCACGGAAGGGTTCGGCAGCTTTTTCATCACCCCGCAACTGAGTCATTTCGTCGATGCCTACCCGGCAATCTCGGTGGACATCCTGCCCCTGCCGCACTTCATCAGCCTGTCCAAGCGCGAGGCGGACATCGTCATTGCGCTTGAGCGTCCGGAGCATGGCCCGTACGTCTGCTGCAAACTCTGCGACTACAAATTGCAGTTGTATGCGACCCAGGACTATCTGGACAAACACCCGCCCATCCGCCGCCCGGCAGACTTGGGCAAGCATTCATTCATCAGTTATGTCGACGACCTGGCGTTCAGCTCGGAGCTGTTGTACCTGGCCAACGTGCTGCCCGGCGCCAGTGCCAATCTGCGCAGCACCAGCGTGATCGCACAATTCGTGGCGGCGCAGCAAGGGCGGTCGCTGGCGATTCTGCCGTGCTTCCTCGCCGCGCAGGATCCGCGTTTACTGCCGGTGTTGCCGGAAGAGATCAACATCACGCGGCAGTTCTGGATGTACTGCCGGGAGGATTTGCGCAAGCTCAAGCGGATCACCCTGTTGTGGGATTACATCCGGGAGGTCACCGAGCAGAATCAGGGGCTGTTGATGGGTGAGCGGCGGGACATGCTGTTCGCCGATTAA